TTCACTCTTCCGAAAAGTTACCGACTTGTTGAACAAGAAACTGCCCAATGCCACTATGCCCAACGAGAAAAACTGCGCCAAAAGATACCATACACCAAGAAATTCAACAAGAAGATAAAGCATCAATGTGTTGATTCCCAAAAATGACACGCTTGAAGCGGTATAAAGGGCCGCTTGCCGCAGAGCGTGCTGCGGATGAAGAGCAACATCGCCAAACGCCCACATTTTTTGCAGAAAAAATGTTACGACGAGTGAAATAAAAAACGCAAACACAGCAGAAGCTATGTACCATACTCCCACTATATCCGTGAGAACATACATGCTTGCGATATTCACGAAAGCTCCCGTACCTCCGGCCATTATATACCGAACAACAAGTCTACGGTCTGAAAAATGTCCGTAAAAAAAACTTTTCATTTTGATAATGTCATTACTATTCATATGGTGAGACATTTTGTCAATTTGTCGCCAAGGAGAGTTAGGCTATGCTGAGACACGACAAATACACGAAGTTTTTTTCCCAACTCTTCTTTCTCTTCAAAAGAAAGAGCCAAAAGACGGGCTAATTGTTTTGCGATATCTTCTTCGTCGTCTTCCCTGAAAAGAAACATATCATCTATGCTACCTTTTAGGTTTATATTTGAAGTAAGCACCAAACTCTCGCACGCCATTGCTTCAAAAATGGTCTTGTCGTACATCCCGGAGGGGCTCGCATTTATGAAAATCGTATGTGCTCCGTACACGCGTGGTGTTTCTCTATTGGGGACTCCTTTTTCAAAAGTAACGCGATCTTCCAAAGAATATGCTTTTACTTTCTCTTTGAGAGAATTGAGGTACGGAACATCTTGAGGGAGAGGATTTCCGTAAAAATCCGCGGTAAAATCTATCCCCTTATCACGCACCTTGCGGAGCGCTTCAATGATGAGGTGTGGTTTCTTTGAGGGTGAGATGCGTGCGAGGAACAAAACGGAGTGCGGCTTCCTTACTATCCGGTCTTCTTTTTTAAAGAGGTCGGTATCAACCCCGACAGGCATCAAGGTCATCTTTTTGGAACGCGCGGTAAAAGAATATTTTGAAGTACAAAATATCTTGTCTGAAATCATCATGGCGATGCGCGTCAAAAGACTGCCAGCATAATGATTTCTCCACAGAGCTATTTTTTTGCCGAGACACTTCCATATGAGCCCGCCCAATAAAATATATTCCTGATTCATATGCACAAAAACCGTATCGTAATTTTTGCGCTCACGCCAGATGAGGCGATAGAAATTGATGAGGTAGCTCAAGCGCGATACTCCTTCCTCTTTTCCAAGCGAAAGGACGCGCACGTTCTTCGGCAAGTCATACTCCCCAACCCCGAGCGCGATGACCGTCATCTCTTCACAATGCTTTGCAAATTCTTTTATCCATCCGTGAAAAAAGCCCAGCACGTCATCGTTCGCATCAACTTTCTGGGTCATGATCAATAATTTCATAGTGTTTATATGCGATTGGAGAACTTTTTATACACAACTGACCTATGCGCAATGCAGAAAATAACTACAGTCGTATTCTCAATACGAAACACCACGCGATAATCTCCGGCGCGCAATTTCCTATAGCCACTCAATGAGCGACGCAATGGCTTGCCAAATACATCAGGGCGAGTCATAAGTTTCTCCTCAATGCTTTTCCTAATCCTTTTTTTATCGGCAGGAGAAAGTTTTGGCACATCTTCGTCCATAACTGACTTGTGATAGAGAATAGTAAACACTATGCCCATACTTTTTTATGTGCAACAAACTTCGCTTTTTTGGTATCCCGTATTGAAGCGATCTCATCAAGCACCTGGTCTTCTTCAATTTCAATAGCAAGACGAAGAAGCTCCGCGGCTTTTGTTGCTTGCGGCACCTGATCTCGCTTTGCAAGCTTTATTAAAATATCTTCCGTAGATTTCGGAATACTGATATTTACTCTTTTTTTAATGGTAGCCATATTTTGTTTATATTAACGATGGTAGTAAAAGGTAGGAATTTTTTTCATTTCCTTCGCCTTGTGTCATGAACAACCAAAGTGTATCAAAAGTGTATCACTTTTGTCAAGCGTACATTTCTCGCAATATAGAGCAAGAGAGGTAAGTCATATATCTTACAGTGATTTTACCATATAGGTGCGGTCAAGCTCATATCCCCTTTTGCGATAGTAATCGCGTACCCCGATGCCTGAAATGACCGCTATTTTCCGGTAGCCCTTTTCTGTCGCGATTCGCTCCGCCTCTTCCAAGAGCGACTTCCCGAGTCCTTGATGTTGGCTCTGTTCTCCTTTTTCGTTCAAAGAAACAAGATGTCCATAGGTATGCAATTCGCGCACAAGCGCCGCGCCGTCCAAAACGGCAAGATCATCCTGAAATCGCGCGTCCGGCGTTTTATCCGGCAAACGCAGGCGCAAAAATGCCGCGAGCTTATTGTCTGTCGTATTCTCATAACTTAAAAAGATCTCCGTGCCTGTTTGTGTCCGATACTCAATACGCGAGAGCTTGAATTTCTCGGCATCAAATTCACCGCTTCTGATCTCACGGCAACGGATGCACCTGCACTGCCAGTGGTTCTTTTTTTGATCCTCTAAAAGGTGTTGTCTCAAGTTGGATATCTTGCTGCCGGCCATGATATAAGTTGCCGGTATGTCGCGTATCACGCGAATAATACGCACATACGGAGGAATCTTCTTTTTTACCGCGACAAGTATGTCCAAAAGCTCCGGGTCCGTATAGGGCTTAAATCCCCCCTGTGTCCAGATCTTGTAGAGCAGGCTCTTCTTAAGCACCATGCACGGATATATTTTCAACATATCCGGCTGGTACACTTCTCCCTCAAAGAGCTCAACGAACATCGCCTTATCTTTTTCAGGATCGCTCCCCGGCAG
This genomic interval from Patescibacteria group bacterium contains the following:
- a CDS encoding tRNA uridine(34) 5-carboxymethylaminomethyl modification radical SAM/GNAT enzyme Elp3; protein product: RNKFDPYEQTYQRLRALAVNGHPTDKLEIIVIGGTWSFYHPKYQEEFIGEVFRACNNFHAETEIKKGEKTFAELLTTNESAICRVIGLSVETRPDYITEKELARMRSLGVTKVEIGVQHLDNDILAHNRRDMTKEDIAEATELLRNAGFKVVYHMMPNLPGSDPEKDKAMFVELFEGEVYQPDMLKIYPCMVLKKSLLYKIWTQGGFKPYTDPELLDILVAVKKKIPPYVRIIRVIRDIPATYIMAGSKISNLRQHLLEDQKKNHWQCRCIRCREIRSGEFDAEKFKLSRIEYRTQTGTEIFLSYENTTDNKLAAFLRLRLPDKTPDARFQDDLAVLDGAALVRELHTYGHLVSLNEKGEQSQHQGLGKSLLEEAERIATEKGYRKIAVISGIGVRDYYRKRGYELDRTYMVKSL
- a CDS encoding GtrA family protein, with amino-acid sequence MNSNDIIKMKSFFYGHFSDRRLVVRYIMAGGTGAFVNIASMYVLTDIVGVWYIASAVFAFFISLVVTFFLQKMWAFGDVALHPQHALRQAALYTASSVSFLGINTLMLYLLVEFLGVWYLLAQFFSLGIVALGSFLFNKSVTFRKSE
- a CDS encoding type II toxin-antitoxin system RelE/ParE family toxin; translation: MGIVFTILYHKSVMDEDVPKLSPADKKRIRKSIEEKLMTRPDVFGKPLRRSLSGYRKLRAGDYRVVFRIENTTVVIFCIAHRSVVYKKFSNRI
- a CDS encoding glycosyltransferase family 4 protein; protein product: MKLLIMTQKVDANDDVLGFFHGWIKEFAKHCEEMTVIALGVGEYDLPKNVRVLSLGKEEGVSRLSYLINFYRLIWRERKNYDTVFVHMNQEYILLGGLIWKCLGKKIALWRNHYAGSLLTRIAMMISDKIFCTSKYSFTARSKKMTLMPVGVDTDLFKKEDRIVRKPHSVLFLARISPSKKPHLIIEALRKVRDKGIDFTADFYGNPLPQDVPYLNSLKEKVKAYSLEDRVTFEKGVPNRETPRVYGAHTIFINASPSGMYDKTIFEAMACESLVLTSNINLKGSIDDMFLFREDDEEDIAKQLARLLALSFEEKEELGKKLRVFVVSQHSLTLLGDKLTKCLTI